The genomic segment TAATATATACTATATTAACATATAGTAAAGGATAATAACAGAAGCAAGACACACACAAGGTAATACtaaaaaatatctatttgaaaaacaTAGATATCACCAATACATCACAAACGTACTTCTACCCACTAATCCTCTACCTCAATACGCgttctccacaccttcctatctttcgtaagctgtaactgctccatatcttgtctaatcacctccctccaatatttcttagGCCTatctctaccccgcctaaaataaTTCATAACCAATCTCTCGCACCTCCGTACTGAAGCATCCGTACCCCTCCTCATCACTTGCCTGAACCATCACAACCTCACTTTccgtatcttgtcctccaccgaagccactcccatcttctctcggataatctcatttctaaccctgTCCCTCCTgataagtccacacatccatcgcaatatttcatctccgccaccttcaatttctgtatatgggagttcttaactggcaaCACTCTACTCCATATAACATAATCGGTCGAACtatcactctgtagaacttacctttgaGTTTTGAAGGCgtcttcttatcacacaaaactccCAAAGCGAGCTTCCATTTCAACCATCCTGCACCAATACAgtgcgtgacatcctcatcaatttCCCCATTCTCTTGAATCATAAACCCAAGGTACTTGAAACACTCCATCTTCTGGATGACCTAGAATCAAGCTCCACTACCACGTTCGCCTCATGCGAGAAATCACtaaatttatatttcaagtaCTCAATCTTAATCgtgctcaacctaaatcctttatacttaagggtttgtctccaaagctctaacttatcattaactcctccccaAATTTCATCAACCAGTACAACAGCATCAACAAATAAcgtacattttttatttattatcaaatttgggaaaaacaaattaaagactcatatattttcaagaaaacatttttcCACTTTTCATTTTTTCACTGTTGTAAAAGCCATGTACTTGTACACTTGAATCACAGGAGACTAACATTTGAATTTAGCAACACTTTACTTTCCAACTTTTACTTTCCTGAAAACTCTCATCTTCTCATTCCTTCTGCTTTGTTATTGTTTAGTACgaaaaaatatcaagatattcGAGTAACTATAAGTAATGGCAGGTGGATATAGAGCTGAAGATGATTATGATTATCTATTCAAATTAGTGTTAATTGGGGATTCTGGTGTTGGCAAATCTAATCTCCTTTCTCGATTCTCGAGGAACGAGTTCAATCTTGAATCTAAGTCTACTATTGGTGTTGAATTTGCTACTCGAAGTATTCGTGTTGATGATAAGATCGTTAAGGCTCAGATTTGGGATACTGCTGGCCAAGAAaggtttttacttttttttgttttttttttttctgagtgCAAATCGAATTGAATATGTTTTAATCTGTAAATAGTGGCAATCATATCCTGTAATTGATCTTGTGCGCTTAGAAATTTGTGTATGTGTTGCTAATTTAAAAGTTTTTGAAGTGGGGTTTGTTTAAGTTCTTGCaagaatttgaaaagaaaaaatgagttcATAAACATTCCCCAAAATAGTTGATATGAGTCAAATTTCTTTGTTTTGACTGTGGATTCGGATATACAATCTTTACTTGTAACTgcataaacaacaacaataacaacaagtccagtgtattcccacacagtggggcctgggagggtaaaatgtacgcagtccataccgctacacCCGAAgaaatagagaggctgtttccaatagacccccagctcaagataaataaataaataaataaaaaaaggtcGTACTGAAACGTGAAGTAGGATGGGTGGCTTAACAGAAGTAAAGAATcagaaatagtaaaatagaactcagagcaATACAGGATAGGGGAACTAAGAGCCATAAgctataagaaataagaaaaacgaAATATGGAATAGGGTACCTGCCTATTAGTAACCTACACTTACAGACCAAAGCCACCCACCACACCCAGTCTCCCCTAACTAGTGGCTCCTACCTATCGACACAGTCCTACAATTACTACTCCGGCTAAACAGGGACTCTCCTAATTACTTGCTATAACCCATGTACTcaccctagccttctacccttatccgcgacctccacaccttcctatctagggtcatgtcctcggtatgctgaagctgctccatgtcatgtctaatcactcccctccagtatttcttcggcctccCTCTACTCCTTCTGAAGCCATCCAAGGCTAGCCTCTCATAACTGGGAACTGGAGCATCCGCGCTcgtcctcatcacatgcccaaaccatctcagccttccttcgcgcatcttgtcctccaccgaagccactcccaccttctcccgaacaatctcattcctaactctatcccctcttgTAAGCTCACACATCCAGCGCaatattctcatttccgccaccttcaatttttgaatatagGAGTTCTtgacaggccaacactccgcttcatacaacatgactagacggactgccactctatagaatttgcctttaatcCTAAGgggcaccttcctatcacacaacactccaGAGGCGAGCGTCCACTTCATCCAACCAGCTCCAATACgattagagacatcctcatcaatctcaccgttcccctgaatcatagatccaagatacttaaaactgtcCTTCTTACATACAACTTAGGAAtctaacctcaccaccacttcgtctTCCTGCcttaagtcactaaacttgcactccaaatatTCCGTCTTGGAcctgctcaacctgaaccccttagattctaGGGTTTGCCTCCATACCTCCAGTTTTTCATTCACAcacccccgcgtctcatcaatcagcactacatcatctgcaaataacatacaccaaggcacttcACCTTGAATACTtcgcgtcaacacgtccatcaccagaGCAAATAGGAACGGACTAAGAATTAACAagaattaacaatttaaaatattgaaagggCATCATGGTCAAACTTTTTCTTGTTTGACCCTCCAATCCGAGCTATGACATATAAAAATTGGGATAGATGGAGTACTGCTTTTTCATATCCTTGGGATTACAGTGGCTATGTTTGTTAGGATCGATTAGCAGTTCACACACACTAAATCTACGGAGAGGATGtagaaaactagagagagagttctttaggagagagagagaattagTTTCGTGGTAACACCCGTTGGTAACCTCCACGGCGAAcgggctatttatattaatgactcgGAGTATTTACAATTACacagagaaatgagaataaaaggtacaaCACGTCATATATTAATCAGAATCCACAACCTAACAATGTTGTTATTTTGTATATGTAAGGATGGTGTGAAGGATAGGATTGCTTTGTCTTGCTTAGTATTGTAGGGCTGCTTCTAACTGTTAGCTGGCAAGTATAAAACTTAGCGGCAATGGATTTTTCCATTGGGTCTATGCCTCCGGTTAATGACTTTTAGGCAACGAGCAATTAGTGTAGTTATGGATCAAGTCTTAACTGGTAGACCTAAATTTACTGACTTGTTCTAAAAGGTgaatttctacttatttttcttCTACTGTGTTAAATTAGGGATGGGAACAAATCTTATTTGAACATTATACTTCCATGTACGCGTGATTCTTAATCACAAAGGGTAAATCTTTGAGGTTTAAGGCTTCAAATATGGATAACATCTAATTAAGAAAACGAAAGAAGTGGTACAAGAAAGGATAACTAAGGAGTGGAGCAAATGTGGTCCCTAGGGAATTTGGTCTAGTGGTAACAGCGCAGAGAAGATGTGTAGGTTATAGACTTATAGGGGCATGTCACAGGTTCGAAGCCTACTGCAGTCAAAAGTCTAGAACTCTGTATTCAACAGGAAAAGGGTAGAGAGGTAGGGCTCTAGCCCTTGTGGATTTCACGCTTATAAAGAAGCAAGGAACAAAATTTGGCTTGTTGGCAATGTTGTATTTATAGCAATCTAGCTGGAAAAGTTGGACTTGTGCATATATGGTAGTTCACTTACTAGGCTATTAATTATCTCCTAGCTAACATCATCTCCATCTCATTAAGTGCTAATTGATTTTAGCTAGAAATTTTCCTTTTCAGTTGAGACTAGAGGGCTTTTTCAAAAGAAGGATATAAGTTTCCATTACTTATCAAAAAGATAAAGGATTCCATTTGCACTTAATTAATGACGACCGTTGACTGTTATTTACTTAAGTAGTTTAGGTTTCAGAAATAATCTCCTCGTAATGCCATTTTAAGTGGTGGTTCACTGTTGCAAATTTTATACTAAATGTTAAGGAGTATAGGTGTGTATACATGTATGAAAGATTAGCTTAGCTGGTGTGCTTGAAATAGGTAACTGCGATCCTAAGAGAAAGAGAAGGGGTGTTTTTCCTTGTAGTCTTCTGTTGTGGTTCTCGTAGGTTAGTCTTGTCTTTCTTGCTTTCCTTCTTTGCAGTTCTTCTGCTTTGCTAGCCTAATTTCTGATTTCCGGGTTTGATTTTTGATTTCAAGTGTGGAACTTATGTTTGAGCTCTGCTGAATCTTTGGTTTGAAATCTTTTCTGTTCTACTTTGGGACGGTAAGATTGGCACCTTGTTAGAAGTGGACACTAATCGAAACTTCCTTTTCCCGTGTGGGACAACAGGTACCGTGCAATTACAAGTGCATACTACAGAGGGGCTGTCGGTGCATTGCTTGTGTACGATATCACTCGACATGTCACATTTGAAAATGTTGAGAGATGGTTAAAAGAGCTTCGAGACCATACCGACCAAAATATTGTCATAATGCTCGTTGGGAACAAGGCCGACTTACGTCACTTGCGTGCTGTTACAATAGAGGATGCCAAGGCCTTTGCTGAAAGAGAGAGTACCTTCTTTATGGAGACTTCAGCACTTGAGTCCTTGAATGTTGAGAATGCATTTACTGAAGTATTGACCGAGATATACAGGGTGGTCTGTCGGAAAGCACTTGAAGTTGGAGACAATCCTGCTGCGTTGTCTAAGGGGCAAACGATAAATGTTGGCAAGGATGATGTTTCAGCTGTTAAAAAAGTTGGTTGTTGCAATGTCTAagcaaaaaatcaagaaatccaAATGCTTACTACAACCAGCAAATGCTCCTACTATTGTTGCATTGTGTATTCTCAGTTTTGAATCTTTTAGGAAATGATGTATCTACTTATATATTATTCCACCTCTGTATTGTTTCATCAACCTACTTTGAGTTTGTACTACCCTATTTGTTACCTTCTTTGACTCTTGCATCTTGCCTCTTATTTCACAAAATTCAAGGCAGTCTTGCTGAAAAGAATTTTACTGCTTTAATTTTATACACGtaccttatatttttatttctatttttatttggcATGTTTATTGCATGTTTTCGCCCTGATGTAGCTGGTAAAGTTGTTATCgtgtgatcaggaggtcatgggttcaaatTGTAGAAATAACAATTTTTACAGAAATGAATGGTAAAGTTGCGTACAGGGTCCTTGTGATCTGGCCTTTTCCTGCGTGTGAAGGAGCTTTGCACATTGGActgtttttttttatcttttctttttggggtttgtttttaatatatatataaatggagaAATGGGGTCGGTAAGAATTCATATAGGAATTTCACTTGTTTGGCACAGAGGTGTAACTATTGTTGTGTATGACATGTAGAAGGGCCAGTGAGGTGCCTTACTGAAACCCCTTTGCAGAGAGATGATCATCTAATTGTAGAGTCATTGGCCATACGTTTTTCTGATGAATAGTGTTTCATGAgattatttcaattgttttgggaaTACAACTAATCGGGGATATGATCCTACATAGAAAGATGTGGAAGAtgggattaggatagaaggtaaGTGGATTGGGGTGTTCATGCTAATAGATAGGAGTGTTTGGTCTTGTTCTTCGTACTAATAGTCATAGTGCTACACTTCTAATTTCTTATTCTTGAAGTTTTGTCGATGTCTGTTCCTTTGGGTAGATTGATGGTGGTATTTTTTTGGGGGGTAATATTGAAGACATATgttcccaatctttaacaaagtcaaagaagcaaggatattaatctttccttaacaaactctgaaaataaagatgtgttgaagacacacaccttccgcatgaatcccaagagcagaaaacaaatgcggatatttggacttcatgtcctcttccgcttcccactTAGCTTCTctcaccttatggttccgccatagaatcttaaccgaagccacatccttggtccgcaaccgacgaacctgcctatccaaaaTTCCAAccgggatttcctcataagacaaagtatccgagatacccaatccttccaaaggaacaaccgaagaagcATAACCATTGCACTTCCTAAACATGGAAatatgaaagaccggatgaaccatgCTTaagctagaaggtaactccagctcataagcaacattactaaTTCTCCGCAAAACCTCACAAGgactaacataacggggactgagcttccccttcttaccaaaccgcactactcctttcataggagataccttgaggaaaaccttatccccaacctcaaactccaagtctgtACGCCTAACatacgcataggacttttgacgactttaggcagccttaagcttttcccgaatcaccttcaccttctccatagcctggtaaaccaagtcaggaccaaaaatatctgcctcaccaagctcaaccCAACTAacaggagatctacacctcctaccatacaatgcctcaaaaggggccataccaatattagaaggataactattgttgtaagcaaactccaccaaaggtagatgctcaacccaattgccaccataatcaatcacacaagcctgaagcatatcctccaatatctgaGTAGTTCTCTACGCTTGTTCATCCGTCTGCAGGTgcaaagcagtactcagactaaccttagtccccaaccctctctgaaaagatcaccagaagtgagatgtaaactgcgtgccacgatcagaaataatcaaaaaaggTACCCCATATAGCTTCACtatctcctgaagatacagctttgcataatcctccatcgAGAAGGTAGTCCGCATTGGCAAGAAGTGTGCAGACTTactcatcctatccacgataacccaaatcgaatcatattgatttcgagATCGAGAAAGACcagtaacgaagtccatattgatcactttccattttcattcgggcaaatcaatttcttgatacaaccctgcTAGCCTCATATGCtgaaccttaacctgttgacacaccatgcacttagacacaaaatcaaccacatccctattcatgccattccaccaatagatctttttgagatcataatacatcttggTCGAGCCGAAATAAACAACATAGAACGACTCATGCACCTTGAtcaaaatcctttgtcgcaaacCGTTGATATCAGAAACACACAGCCTTCCTCGGTACCGTAAAGTATCATCACCGccgatctcaaacaccactaccttttgcctaccaacatcactcttaattttcatcaagataagatctagcacttgcttctccttaatctccgcaCCAAAAGACGGTCGAACCACTTTTTGCACCACTACACCACcattcttggagtccaagaggcaaactccaagattagccaagcggtgaatatccttcaccaattttgctttccttcctccacatgagccatactctccatggataacctgctaagagcatcaacaaccacgataGCCTTATCTGGGTGATAGTGAAGGGtcatattatagtccttgagaagctcaagccatcccTTTTGCCTGaaattaagctctttttgagtggacacatactgtagactcttatgatcagaaaagatatccacgtgaacaccataaaagtaatgccgccatatttttaaagcaaatacaaccaccaacagctccaaatcgtgagtaggataattcttctcatgtaccttcaactgcctggaagcataggcaatcaccttcccatgctgcatcaacacataaccaagccctactcaggatgcatcacaataaaccacgaacccatcattgccttctaaCAAGGTCAGAATTGGATTTGAaattaacttatccttcaacttctcgaaactcccttcacaagcatccgaccaagaaaacttaaccttcttctgagttaacttagtcaaaggagcaactatcgaTGAAAAgttttccacaaacctcctataatatccgGCTAAATCCatgaagctccaaatatcggatGGAGTCCTGGGTTTAGGCCAGCTCTTCACTACATCAACCTTTTGCGAATCTACCATGAtctcctcactagaaataataggacccaagaaagttacaatgttcaatcaaaactcatacttaaagaacttgacatacaattgttgttcctttaaggtttgcaacgccacacgaaggtgattagcatgatccatctcactcttcgaataaaccagaatgtcttcaataaaaccaataataaagagatccaaatactgatgaaaaaccCTGTTTGTCAAATTCATAAATGCCGCCGGAGCATTAGTTaatccaaataacatcaccaaaaactcaaaattcccataccgagtatgaaaagccatcttggggatatccacctctctaatcttttGCTGatgtacccagaccgaagatctatcttagaaaagaacttggcaccttgcaactagtcaaacaaatcatctatccttggaagaggatacttgttcttgactgtcaccttgttcaactgtctatagtcaatgcacgtctgaagggaaccatccttcttgcgcacaaacaacaccggtgcaccccaaggagatacactaggatgaataaaccctttatctaaaagattcttaagttgctccttgagttttcttaactcatccagagccattctatatggcggaatagaaattgAACGAGTGTCTGAAACTAGATCATACCAAACTCGATTTCCTTATCCGGAGGAATACCTGAAAGATTATTcagaaagacctctggaaactcattaaccgcAAAAACTGACTAGAAAGAAAGACCTTCCAAGATAAAATCTTTAAtccggaccaagtgataaagacagcCTTTAaagattaaccttcgagctctaagataagaaataaacctcccctaggAGCAAGAGAACCATTCGCCCACTCAATAACTGACCCACCAGGAAATCTAAAGACAACTTTACGGGTCCAACAATCCAAGGATGCGcgacaagagtgtaaccaatccatacccagaataacattaaaatccaccacacCAAACTCAAACAGATCTATCAAGGTTTGCtttccaccaatagataccacacacttcctatagactctcttagaaataaccaagtcacccactggggttgaaatagaaaaagaatctgaaataacttttggatcaaaaccaaaaaataaatccacataaggagtcacataggagagagtgcACCTCgggtcaagaaaataatatacgtCACAACAGAAAagctgtaacgtaccagtaacgacattaggtgatACCTAGGATTCTTGTTGGGaagccaaagcatacaacctattccaaccAAAACTAGAACCAAGAGCAGTAACAGAAGCAAATGCCATACCAATAAGTGTAAGAGCAGAATATGAAGCCGCATAAATCTTATTTTCCcctatagcaaccttattaactagACAATCCCAGAGCCGATAGCTTGCGTGGCCATACTTGAATCATTTATACCCTCCTTCATCGCAATAACCCTGATGAGGATGACTACAGAACCGACAAGAAGGGCATAAAAAAACTGACTGACCTCCGTttgcttgagattgggcaccctatgcccaaaaattatcaccaatATAATGACGCCTGTTGCCCgactggtaaggagcactagcagaacagtaggaaccagaactcccccacttctttttcttccatttaccaCCATCCCGACCACCTTGAGACTGAGTGTCTCTCTGGTGAGAAAACCTGCTTCTCTTACCCTTTTTATCCCCGAACTCTGCCTGCTTTCTCTTTTCATCATCCACttgctgcatatgaacagtcaacctagcGATGTCCATATCTGTGATCAACAAGGCAGtttttctctccaaaatcaaacTCTGATTCAACCCAGAAGTGAGCTTCCTCATTCTTGCCCGtatgtcagccaccaaatcaggagaataccttgataattgatgaaacttcaaggcatattccttgaaaaACTTTCTCCCTATgtcttaagattcacaaactcctccatctttgctttcctcaactcttgaggaaagaaacgatccagAAAAGAACCAGAAAaagcatcccataaggatgactcctccatatctcctttatccctatcccactcttcgtaccattggtacataatatccttgagctaataagatataaagtttaccccttccatattagtagcctgcatcacctgagatatcttctccatttcatccaagaagccctgtggatccttctctacctttactccagaaaaagtgggaggacccatcttcataaattggctaacCCTTGTGGCATCAACAAACAACCCACAGACACATCCAGCTTATCTTGAGCAACAACCAATTTAGCAACAACATGAATAGAttgacaaaattctgcattaaTCACCtcgccttgaggaggactagtagcaagcGGTAAAACTATAAACCTATCAGGGATATGACCACGAGATCAAAAATgaaccccagaagtaggatgcaccccttcaacattacccccagataggatagaagaatttctttatgttccagatctatgaagcatgatctgaaagacgaataaacaaagattagagaagattccaagattgagactccaagcttgagaatagaataccaaaaaagtgaaacattcctaaatgtcttgtagcctctttttTATGAGTGTAGCGCACTACACCCCCcaaaaaagactctacttaacacaaaTTTATGGaatcctaattgaccatgaacctaggatctaatactaACTTGATGCAACCCGACCGGGGGTATTGTTGTAATAGGAATTGCAAGTTCAATCGGGATTGGAGACCCATCCCATCacccaacccaaccttcagccgcctgccctgagttggctgaattttgagcatgtagAAAGATAGTGCAACAACTCTCATGAAGAATCTAGGATAAGATCACaatcgtgaccaacccaaccgagtccaaccatcccataccaacccTCCAACTATATCAAACCataccaaaggccataaaccaagccataaccaaaagagatatcaaaacataatataattaatcccaaaatgaaatatgatggatcAGTAAGAAATAATATCCAATGATGTCccttaataccaataccaatgccaaggccgatACTAATACCAATCCCTCCCATTCTAACCCATAAAAgtaccaaaaagcctctaaccaaaagagtaataaaattcgattgggatatgcccccaatcatag from the Capsicum annuum cultivar UCD-10X-F1 chromosome 9, UCD10Xv1.1, whole genome shotgun sequence genome contains:
- the LOC107842476 gene encoding ras-related protein Rab11B: MAGGYRAEDDYDYLFKLVLIGDSGVGKSNLLSRFSRNEFNLESKSTIGVEFATRSIRVDDKIVKAQIWDTAGQERYRAITSAYYRGAVGALLVYDITRHVTFENVERWLKELRDHTDQNIVIMLVGNKADLRHLRAVTIEDAKAFAERESTFFMETSALESLNVENAFTEVLTEIYRVVCRKALEVGDNPAALSKGQTINVGKDDVSAVKKVGCCNV